From the Primulina tabacum isolate GXHZ01 chromosome 3, ASM2559414v2, whole genome shotgun sequence genome, one window contains:
- the LOC142539242 gene encoding structural maintenance of chromosomes protein 3, with protein MYIKQVVIEGFKSYREQVATETFSPKVNCVVGANGSGKSNFFHAIRFVISDLFHNLRSEERQALLHEGAGHQLLSAFVEIVFDNSDNRIPVDKEEVRLRRTIGVKKDEYFLDGKHITKTEVMNLLESAGFSRSNPYYVVQQGKIASLTLMKDSERLDLLKEIGGTRVYEERRRESLKIMQETGNKKKQIIQVVQYLDDRLRELDEEKEELKKYQQLDKQRKSLEYTIYDKELHDAKQKLVEIEEARNIVSETSAKMFNSVSNAHERSKVLDKSLKDLTKEAQILSREKEAIEKQRTEAIKKRAKLELDDRDLQEKIQGNIKAKEDAVKQLVLLDKEIQGSYAELKTINEQYENQVGQEEKLTRGIMEREKKLSILYQKQGRATQFASKTARDQWLQKEIKDYEQVLSSNRVQERKLRDEIDLLEKDIREQDAYIKGRKSEAAEFESLISGYRQGYNHYKVERDKLHDERKSLWGRESELSAEIEQLKSEVVKAEKSLDHATPGDIRRGLNSVRRICRENEIGGVFGPLFELLDCDEKFFTAVEVTAGNSLFHVVVENDEISTKIIRHLNAQKGGRVTFIPLNRVQAPHVTYPQSSDVVPLLKKLRFSQDYNSAFAQVFAKTVICRDLDVATRVARTDGLDCITLEGDQVNKKGGMTGGFYDYRRSKLKFMKTIRENTKSINMKEVELEKVKFKLQDILLSFHLLAYYQFILKINELVGEQQRNDAKLAHEKSVLEQIRQDAMNAERQKQSISKSLEKKEKLLTSISAQIEQNRANISMKEDEMGTELVDHLTPEDKDLLSRLNPEITKLKEQLITCRSSRMETETRKDELEMNLSTNLVRRKEELEAVKSSGEIDMLQEEAELKSQDLAYAKSLVDQLTQQLKRASDSIDDRDRKLKEIKVEKENLKNLEDRYQSTLQDEAKELEQLLSKKNIYLAKQEEYSKKIRELGPLSSDAFEIYKRKNIKELYKLLHKCNEQLQQFSHVNKKALDQYVNFTEQREELQRRQAELNAGDEKIKELISVLDMRKDESIERTFKGVAKHFREVFSELVQGGHGFLVMMKKKDSDDIDNDQDDDDPRPADAEGRIEKYIGVKVKVSFTGQGETQSMKQLSGGQKTVVALALIFAIQRCDPAPFYLFDEIDAALDPQYRTAVGNMVRRMADMAGTQFITTTFRPELVKVADKIYGVTHKNRVSRVNVVSKEDALDFVEHDQSHEVD; from the exons ATGTACATAAAGCAG GTTGTAATAGAAGGGTTTAAGAGTTACCGGGAGCAAGTTGCCACTGAAACATTCAGTCCCAAAGTCAACTGTGTTG TTGGTGCTAACGGATCTGGCAAATCTAACTTTTTCCATG CAATACGCTTTGTGATAAGCGATTTATTTCATAACCTACGCAGCGAAGAAAGGCAAGCGTTGCTTCAT GAAGGTGCAGGCCACCAATTATTATCTGCGTTTGTGGAGATCGTGTTCGATAACTCTGACAACCGTATTCCA GTTGACAAGGAGGAAGTACGTCTGAGGAGAACTATTGGTGTTAAAAAAGATGAATATTTCTTGGATGGAAAACATATAAC GAAGACAGAAGTCATGAATCTGCTGGAAAGTGCTGGATTCTCTCGTTCTAATCCGTATTATGTTGTGCAGCAGGGAAAG ATAGCGTCTCTAACATTGATGAAGGATTCAGAGAGACTGGATCTGCTGAAAGAAATTGGTGGAACTCGAGTTTACGAGGAGAGAAGACGTGAAAGTTTGAAAATCATGCAGGAAACAG GTAATAAGAAAAAGCAAATTATTCAGGTTGTCCAATACTTGGATGACAGACTCCGGGAACTTGATGAAGAAAAAGAGGAATTAAAAAAATACCAGCAACTTGATAAGCAGCGAAAATCTCTAGAATACACTATTTATGACAAGGAACTTCATGATGCCAAGCAGAAATTGGTGGAG ATAGAAGAGGCTCGAAACATTGTTTCTGAAACATCTGCCAAGATGTTTAATAGTGTTTCAAATGCCCATGAAAGGTCAAAAGTGTTGGACAAGTCGCTGAAGGATCTGACTAAAGAAGCTCAGATTCTAAGCAGAGAAAAAGAAGCAATAGAGAAACAAAGGACAGAAGCTATTAAAAAGCGAGCAAAACTTGAGCTTGATGACAGAGACCTGCAAGAGAAGATCCAGGGGAATATTAAAGCCAAG GAGGATGCTGTGAAACAGCTTGTACTTTTGgataaagaaattcaaggatCTTACGCCGAGCTCAAAACAATCAACGAGCAGTATGAGAACCAAGTTGGGCAGGAGGAGAAGTTGACTCGAGG TATTATGGAACGTGAAAAGAAGCTTAGCATTCTGTATCAGAAACAGGGCCGTGCTACCCAGTTTGCAAGTAAAACCGCTCGTGACCAGTGGCTTCAAAAAGAAATTAAGGATTATGAACAAGTTTTATCTTCTAACCGTGTACAG GAGAGAAAACTTAGGGATGAAATTGATCTGCTTGAAAAAGATATCAGAGAGCAAGACGCCTACATTAAGggcagaaaaagtgaagctgctGAGTTTGAATCTCTCATTTCTGGATATAGACAAGGCTACAACCATTACAAAGTGGAGAGAGACAAGTTGCATGACGAGCGAAA GTCATTGTGGGGAAGAGAGAGTGAGCTTTCTGCTGAAATTGAACAGCTCAAGTCAGAGGTTGTGAAAGCAGAGAAAAGCCTTGATCACGCGACTCCTGGT GATATAAGAAGAGGACTGAATTCTGTGAGAAGAATATGTCGAGAGAATGAAATTGGTGGTGTGTTTGGCCCTCTTTTTGAGTTGCTGGATTGTGATGAAAAGTTTTTTACAGCAGTTGAAGTTACTGCTGGAAACAG CTTATTTCACGTGGTGGTTGAAAATGATGAAATATCAACCAAGATAATTAGGCACCTTAACGCACAGAAAGGCGGTCGGGTCACATTCATCCCGTTAAACAGAGTGCAAGCTCCACATGTTACTTATCCACAGAGTTCTGATGTGGTACCGCTTTTGAAGAAGTTAAGGTTCTCCCAGGATTATAACTCTGCGTTTGCTCAG GTGTTTGCAAAGACTGTAATTTGCCGTGATTTAGATGTTGCTACGAGGGTTGCCCGTACAGATGGCCTGGACTGCATCACTTTAGAAG gtgatcaaGTAAACAAAAAAGGTGGCATGACTGGGGGATTTTATGACTACAGGCGTTCAAAACTGAAATTCATGAAGACCATTAGAGAAAATACAAAGTCGATTAACATGAAGGAAGTTGAACTGGAGAAAGTTAAATTCAAACTTCAAGATATCCTTCTTAGCTTTCACCTTCTAGCATATTACCAATTCATTCTT AAAATCAATGAACTGGTGGGAGAGCAGCAGAGAAATGATGCCAAGCTGGCTCATGAGAAATCTGTACTTGAACAGATTAGGCAGGATGCGATGAATGCTGAGAGGCAAAAGCAGTCCATTTCTAAGTCTCTTGAAAAGAAA GAAAAGTTACTCACCAGTATATCAGCTCAAATAGAGCAGAATAGAGCTAATATTTCAATGAAAGAAGATGAAATGGGAACAGAACTTGTTGATCACTTGACACCTGAAGATAAAGACTTGCTCTCTCGGTTGAATCCTGAAATAACTAAGCTTAAGGAGCAGCTAATCACTTGCAGGAGTTCTCGGATGGAG ACTGAAACAAGAAAAGATGAGCTTGAGATGAATCTATCTACGAATCTAGTTAGGCGGAAAGAAGAGTTGGAGGCTGTCAAATCATCGGGAGAGATCGATATGTTACAAGAAGAAGCTGAGTTAAAAAGTCAGGACTTGGCCTATGCAAAGTCATTAGTTGATCAACTGACTCAACAGCTGAAGA GAGCGTCTGATAGCATCGATGATAGGGATCGGAAATTGAAAGAGATTAAAGTTGAGAAAGAAAATCTAAAG AATTTGGAAGATAGGTACCAATCCACTCTACAGGATGAAGCAAAAGAACTGGAGCAACTACTTAgtaagaaaaatatatatttggcCAAACAAGAGGAGTACTCAAAGAAAATTCGGGAACTGGGTCCTCTATCTTCCGATGCGTTTGAAAT TTACAAACGGAAAAACATTAAAGAGCTGTATAAGCTGCTTCACAAGTGTAATGAGCAACTGCAGCAGTTCAGCCATGTAAACAAAAAAGCACTTGATCAATATGTAAATTTTACCGAGCAACGAGAAGAGCTCCAAAGAAGACAAGCTGAGTTGAATGCGGGTGACGAG AAAATCAAAGAACTTATATCAGTTTTGGATATGAGAAAAGATGAATCAATTGAGCGTACATTTAAAGGTGTTGCTAAGCATTTCCGTGAAGTATTCTCGGAACTCGTGCAAGGAGGTCATGGATTTTTGGTTATGATGAAGAAAAAG GACAGTGATGACATTGATAATGACCAAGATGATGATGATCCTCGTCCTGCAGATGCAGAGGGGAGGATCGAGAAATACATTGGTGTCAAAGTGAAg GTTTCTTTTACCGGGCAAGGGGAAACTCAGTCCATGAAACAATTATCCGGAGGTCAGAAGACTGTGGTGGCATTGGCTTTAATTTTTGCCATTCAGCGATGTGATCCAGCTCCATTTTATCTTTTTGATGAGATAGATGCTGCACTTGATCCTCAGTACAGAACTGCTGTTGGAA ATATGGTACGTCGAATGGCAGACATGGCTGGCACTCAGTTCATAACCACGACCTTTCGTCCAGAGCTTGTGAAAGTCGCTGACAAGATTTACGGTGTGACACACAAAAACAGAGTCAGCCGTGTTAATGTTGTCTCCAAGGAAGACGCCTTAGATTTCGTTGAGCATGATCAATCACACGAGGTTGATTGA